The sequence CCGTCCTGCGTCACTTCCTGGGCGGAAGATGCCGGCTGCTGCTGTTCTACAGAAGAAGAGCTTGCGGGAGTGTCGTTTGCGGGGCTACTGATCGGCGTATCGTTGGTAGCCGAAGAGAGCGCCGGCATATCTGCAGCGCTAGACAGTACAGGAGTCGTAGAAATATCTTCAGAAGAGGTCGGTACGATAGCGCTTGCGGCAGTTTCGCGGGTCACGATGGGGAGAGTGCCTGCATCGACGTTCGTGAGAATGGGGGTGCCGTCGATAGCATCCATGTTACCGATGAGAGTTCCGTCGTTGAATGTGAAGGTGCCGACGACGTTTCCGCTGAGGTCGGTAACGATGCCGGCGGAGTAAATGAGGTACGGTTGGTCGATATTGATAAGCCAACATGCTTCGTCAGCCGGCATGGAATTCTGATTGTCCGTGGGCTGAAGTGCAGTGGGATCAAGGTTGTTGATGGTGGTGCTTGCGTCTTCAGAACAGTTGACGACAGCCAGAACAGCGCTCAAGGCCAATATGGACTTAAGGAATCGGTTTTTCATATGCATCCTCAAACAAATACAACTTGACTTTCGTTTTCCGAAAGCCCTTCCAATTCCATCCGCGCTATAAGATAGATTTTTTGCCTTAATTTTTCACGTAAAAAATTGCGCGTCAAGCAATTATGCGATGCAGGTCACACAACACGGCAAGAATTAAAAAAGCCCCGGCAAACCGGGGCTAAAAGTTTCAGTGTTTAGGCGCCTAAAGGACTAGAATTTGTTTTTGAGGGCCTGCGGGCATTCCACTTCCTTGTAGGTGTGGTTCGGGTTGCCTGCTGCTTCCATCCAAGTAGCAAGGAAGAGGCATCCTTCCTTGGCTTCGGTGTCGTTGGCGAAGGACTTGTTGCACTTTTCCTTGAGGCATTCCTTGCGCTTGTTCAAGAGGTCGCCATCGTAGCCGACTTCGTCTTCGCACTTGGAGAGGAGACCGCCGTATTGTGCACCCTGGTCGCCCCAGCCCATGTTGGCGCAGCCGTTAAAGGCACCCACGCCACCGCCCGGGATCATGATGTCGAACTGACCGCCCTGCACGTCGTAGCCGATGTTCGAGGCCATCACGACGAGGGTCTTGCCCTGAAGAGCCTGATGGTTGGCCTTGGTTTCGTACTTGCCGGTACCGGTAAAGGTGAGGGCGAAGCACTTACCGCATGTGGCGTCGTTACCCGGAGTTGCTGCGAATGCATAGGCGAGCTTGTCGCTTACGATGATAGGAATCTGGCTGGTGCAAGTGGTGCCCTGGCCGTTGGAGCAGATACTTCCGTTGTTGTTACCGATGGGAGTCTTACCCTTGGCATCGCAAGTCCTGGCTGCGCCGCCGTGTTCAGGCCATGCGCAGTGGGGCATGCAGCAGTCCCAGTAACGGGTTGCAAAGCCCTGCTGGCCACCTGCACCTGCGTTGAGGTACTTGGCTTCTTCGGCAGAGGCGTTTGCGCTGCCCTGGCTGCTCGAAGACTTGGGCTGGGAACTAGAAGACTGTACGCTAGAACTGGACTTCGGCTGCTGCTGGCTGCTCGAAGACTTTACGCTAGAGCTGGATTGCTGCTGCTGTTGGGAACTCGAAGACTTGGCCTGCTGTTGCTGGCTGCTGGAGCTGTTGGCTGTAGCTGCACCGCCTATATTCTGGCAATTTTGATTGGTCGGATCGTAATAGCAGTTTATCTTGCAGGCTTCATCGTAGGCGTATTGTTCGTCGTGGTTTCCCTTAAGAGTTGTATGGGGATCGACGCACTTGCCCGAAGCACCGTCAAGGCATTTTCCGTCGCACTGATTGGTGGAGGTTGTAGAGGATGAGGACTTCGGCTGTTGTTCTGCAGCGGAGCTCTGCGTTTGTTGTTGCTGGGACGAAGAACTCTTGTCGCT is a genomic window of Fibrobacter sp. UWT2 containing:
- a CDS encoding glycosyl hydrolase family 5, which encodes MKNRFLKSVLALSAVLAFVSCSEETANAINNLDPQATQPTDENPNLLPADEPCWLVKADQQYLIYSAGIVTDINGNVVGTITFIDGTLTGSIVGIDGSMILENVDASVLPLVTRATATATTTPTTPASSATTSTTPTPNPTLSSAMDPTPTLSSGSEPTVPVTSSSSEMTVSDKSSSSQQQQTQSSAAEQQPKSSSSTTSTNQCDGKCLDGASGKCVDPHTTLKGNHDEQYAYDEACKINCYYDPTNQNCQNIGGAATANSSSSQQQQAKSSSSQQQQQSSSSVKSSSSQQQPKSSSSVQSSSSQPKSSSSQGSANASAEEAKYLNAGAGGQQGFATRYWDCCMPHCAWPEHGGAARTCDAKGKTPIGNNNGSICSNGQGTTCTSQIPIIVSDKLAYAFAATPGNDATCGKCFALTFTGTGKYETKANHQALQGKTLVVMASNIGYDVQGGQFDIMIPGGGVGAFNGCANMGWGDQGAQYGGLLSKCEDEVGYDGDLLNKRKECLKEKCNKSFANDTEAKEGCLFLATWMEAAGNPNHTYKEVECPQALKNKF